The Arachis ipaensis cultivar K30076 chromosome B07, Araip1.1, whole genome shotgun sequence genomic interval GTCCATTATCCATTAATTTATACAACCTAGCAATTTATCTCGTTCATGGTACTCTAATTTGCTACTAGAGTTCTCTAGTCGTATTAATGATTTCGTGTAGCCTATGAATAAATTCAACATAATTGGTGTTTATATTAGTACATatctctttaatttttaacttcacATAAATTTATGGAGTGTTTTCCAAAATCGCCAACACAATAAAGGTGATAAgtttgtgtgaaattgaaggaggtgtaaataatagaaaaagagttCTAATAGCTAGACAACAAGGGAAGCGAACAATGTAAATAATGAATTATACTCCATACCCAGTAGCGAAGCTAATAAGATAACTGAACATAttgtatattaaaataattaaatacaaatatctcaaaactaattttaaataatGTAAATATAAGTTGTTACATACTTATTTTTAGAATCTTCAAATACTATTCAATTCGTGTTTAAATGTTTCttgcaaaattattaaaaaaatgtatTATGCTTCAACTTTCatgtaaataatttaaatcaCAACCATAACTTAtgcaataaaaaaattagtaacaaTATTATTAGagctgaaataaattaaaatttacaacTTACATAGACAATTGAGTTCGACGTTTTTTCCTTGATTCAAAGTCATCTATTATTGAATCTGTACTGAAAGTAGCTGCAATTTCTTTCTCAATGTAAATGACTAAATTATCTGCAAGAAATTCGTCTGCCATTTTACTCCGAAACCTTGTTTTAACAATTTTCATTGCTGAGAAAGCTCTTTCTGTTGTTGTTATAGATATTGAAAGAGTCAAGACATTGCGAATCAGTCTATCAACCAAAtgataagttttttatttttctgtttctttcaaTCTTTGACATAACTCAGAAAGTGTCCCAACATCTTTTACATGGTTCGGTATATCAAATGCATAATGTTGTAATTGAGCATTCAAAAGAATCCTTTCTTGATCAGAAAAATCTGAAAGATAAAACTTTTCAGCTAACTTGCATATATTCTGAATATTAAACAACTTAAAATTGTCTTTAGGGTCCAAAGCAGTACTTAAAGTCAAAAGCTCCATGGTTTCCTCATTGAATCTACTATTTAACTCTTGAATTTGAGAGTTAATTGCTGCCAAAAACACATCTACTCAATAATGATGCTCGATTGTTATCTTTGGTTGAcgagatcgacctcttccaaccGTGTATTGTGTACTCATATCAGGGATGTCAATTTCATGTTTCTCACAAAACTTCTTAACAATCTCAAGTAAATTGCACCAACCATTATCCCTCAATTTTTGAAGAAGTAGTTTTGATGTGAAAACAACATGCATTGCATTTAAAATATCTTGAGATTTTTGTTGTAATGCTTGGTACAAAATATTAGTAATCCCCATAATTTTCTTCCTCAAATGTAAagaaaaaacaaattcaaacgAGGATAGCACTTTGTTGACACCATAAGCCTCACCTTTTTTAGCAGAAGTTGTACCATCATCAATAATGTTATTAAGAACGGTATGAGTAGTTGCAAACATTCTTATCAAGCTACAAACAGAATGAAAGTGAGAACTCCATCTTGTATCTCCAGCTCTTTGTAAAGTGCCCATTTAGTTTGCACCTTGACCTGTTTCTAACTCATCATTGGCAATCAATTTTGCATTTTCAATTTCTTGAGCTTCTTGTAGTTGATCATGTCGTTTGTAAGATGCACTAACAATATTGACAATAGCAGTCAATTGTGTGAAAAACTCATGAATTTGAAGTACTTTCCTTGAAGCAGCCACCAATGCTAATTGCAATCTATGagcaaaataatggacataataTGCTTGTCGACAATCATTGAGAAATAAAGCTTGTAAACCATTCCATTCCCCTCTCATATTGCTAGCACCATCATACCCCTGACCTCGAATATTTTCAATTTGGAGATTATAAATAGAAAGCAAAGACACcaactcttttttcaaaatcaaggCATTAGTATCACTGACATGTACAAGATCAAAGAAGCGTTCACGAACAAAACCATCCACATCAACAAATCTCAAAACAATAGCCATTTGCTCTTTTTTAGATTCATCACGAGCTTCGTCAATGATAATACAAAATTTGGCATCTCCAATATCCTTTCTAATTGAGTTTCTTACCATTGTAGCAAGAACATGTAGAATTTCTTTCTGAACATCACTTGAAGTATATTTAGTAAATATAGGAGCATTTTCCAAAACAAGCTTCTGAATACTACTATTGTAAGAACCCAAAAACTTTAACAATTCAATAAAGTTACCTCGATTATTTGAACTCGAGCTTTCATCATGGCCTCTAAAGCGCAACCTTGAAAAGTCAACCATCTAATACAATCAATAGATGCTCCAAGTCTACGCCAATTATTCTCAATTTCCTCTAATGTTTGTTGTTTCATAAGTGTATCAACATGTTGTAATTGTTTCATCAAATCATCACATGATTTCGTTGCCTATGATGGAACGAATTGGGGCCTTTGCCAATGTGATTCAAAAGAGGACAATCTTTTCCACTATTTACCTTCTTCCAATTCCTGAAGCCGTTTTCAATGAAAGCATTTGAACCTGTATTGATTGAAGATTTCATAGCAAATATGTAGCATGGTAAACAATATACAGCATCATCTTCAATAGAATACTCTAACCATGAAGGATATAATTCAAACCAAGAAGCTTGAAAACGACGAGGATGACTTGTATCGCTCGAGAATGGATACTTATCAAATATTGGTTGATTTGGTCCAGCTTTAAGATAAGCTCGACGAATTTCATCTCTTTTACTTGGATGAAACTTCCAAATCATTGGTCGAATTCCTGGATCTCTTACCAAATGACATACTTCCATTTGTTCAGGATTAAGTCGTGGGCGCTTTGACTTTGAACTATCTTGTTGTGAGGAGCTAAAGTATTCATGTTTGATGCCTCAAGTATTGAAGAGGTTGGTGTTGATGTAACAACATTAGAAACATTTTCACTCTTCTGACTAGTCTTTTTGAAAAAAGTATCTATTGTTTTCATCTTGCTCATGATTCAACTAAATTCCTACAATTAAGAATTTACATAGATAATAAGATAAACATTATGCAACTTAACTAaactcaatttattttattttttgcaaatcAATAATATCACTGTCACAAAATTTTGTTTTCTGATTGGAAGAAGAGGGAAGAATGGAAAAAGTGATTTGTTGACTTCTTGTTATTGCCTTTTCAGATTCTTCACTTCTAATATGGATTAgggcttttttttttcaactaagcATATGACACACTATCCATAATGCAAATAACACACTACTTTTCCATCCATTTCTTGAATGGAATTACGAACAACATATATTTTCTAAAGGGGGAGGCCTACTTTCTTTTTGGGCCCNNNNNNNNNNNNNNNNNNNNNNNNNNNNNNNNNNNNNNNNNNNNNNNNNNNNNNNNNNNNNNNNNNNNNNNNNNNNNNNNNNNNNNNNNNNNNNNNNNACAAAAAACATTACACCCTATTTATCCATCACAATTCTAGTCTTTCACCTTTTACATTTCTCTCCTTTTATCGGAGCCACTTCACTCCCCCTTCTCTATCGTGCTGTCAtggtaacaccctaccacacagagctttacacttaaaccataaaatagagttgatgtggtattacgacccctaaaataaaatatatacatagtaATAGTTGAAAGAAATTCATAACGAGGAGTCTTGAAGAAAAGCTGAAGCAAAACTGCAAAAATAAAAGCGCATTGCTCACAAAAACAGAACGTCGGGTAAGAGCAAGGTAAGGTTCATATACATAATAAGCAGAATATCAAAGGTACAAAATATCAAGCTCCAGGCTCGACCTACGAAGCCAAGACCAGCTAGAGAAtatcatatacatatatatacatcccaAATCAACTTAAAATACATGAAACAAGCTTCTATTTCTCCATGAAGCCTCTAGGAGGAACAAAAGTAAAGCATATACAGAGGAGAAGTCTATACATATACATAGAgaaatacaaatatatatatatatcaaaatatcaaaatatagCATCCCAACTTTGCTTGCAACATGAAACTCCAGACACTTAGCTAGGTacctctcaacctgcatctgaaagcAACAATATaggtatggaatgagaatcgggaTTTCTCAGCTTGGTAAATGTGCCAatgtacataatatataaggtcccagaaaagccaaaggcaatcctaaaactCTGACACTCAAATTAAACTTAAAAGAATAAGCTAAACTAGACTTTAGGTAAACTATCTAAGGTTTCAAGTTATAAATCTAATTCTAACTTAATCCTTCACTCCCTACTTTTTCCAGCCTCTGAAACACCGATGGAACTACCCTCGTCACTCCTCCACCCGACAAGAGATCTCTCAATTGCATAAACATACAATACAGATAAAGAAAGCACAGATAGAATGCAGTTACAGCAGGTAGAACATATAGCAAGTAAACATAATTAATCAAATAGACAAACCTAAgtaatgcacactcaaacaaaacaaacaaatgcatatgatgtatgcctgccctatggttgatgatatcatttgtcggttatatagccaaacccgacatgtccgataGCTAACCCTTGACAGTCCATTcgtgcgcgcatccccaagagtctatgcatataaTTCTCAATCATTCAATTTTCTCATCTCTTTGGGAGAATTTTtggggagttaaagtgcccggCCACATCTTGCGACTTAGGGTCAACAAAGTATCGAGTCTTAACCTGGAGCgagtggtggctagccactgcatctacctagaaaaactcatatctcagataaTAGAAGTGCAATAAGCCATATAGTCATTCAGATTCTTTTAATCATTATCATTACGGCCGTCATTCATCACATATTCGGCATTTCAGCACTTTTCAAGCATAAATCATTACTTCCAATCTCTTTCTTCACTgccaagtaactccttttctaaGTTCACCTACTTCACTATAGTTAAAAACTAAATTTGGGACTTTAGAAGGTAACTATAGAGGTTTAGAAACTATGAAACATGTTCAAAtgacaaaaatacactttttccAAAACATGAGTTCTGCATACGCATGCCATGTTTCGCGTGCTCGGAGGTGTCATTTGCCATTCTTGCGTACGCGACCCTTGTCCGCGTACGCGAGCCTGTAAATTCTCCCATTCTGCTTATGCATGCACGCGCCTGCGTACGCGAGACGTTTGGGCAGATCCCAGTGTCTGTGACACGTGTGTGTTCGCGTACGCATGCCCAGTGAAAGTAGTAAAAAGCTGTTAAGTTCTGCAGAAATTACTTTTACACACCAAACTTCCGACGCACATAAATCTTTTGTTAAAAACCATTTTTAGTCTGTCCTTCAAatggcataaacttcacggacccaatttttatttaaaataagtttGACATAGTTTGagggtccggaagccaagttatgacccgccgaagttggtcaaaaatcaagtTTTTATCAAaatctctaaacctctattttaccAATAACATCAATTCAACCCAAGGTTTTACACCCCAAAACAACATTAACCACAATTTCGTAGTCAATCAATACCTTCCTCAACATACTAATTCTTAATGTTTAATACTTCTACCCCAACAATCCTCCATCAAAATTATACAATTCATCATtctcaaaatcatcatcaaaggcTCAACATTTACAATAATATACAACTCAAAATCATCAttctcatcaatcatcatcaaaaGTTCATGACAACTCAACATTTTTACCAAATATCACTAAACCTTATCAAGTTTACATAgttcaacctatcctatggtcatctaacctAAATTTTCaggttatattatatattatctacaaaaaaccaaaatcataccttggccgattcctccctaagctcaAAACGTCACAGAATACACCGTTCCACAAATGTCAAAACTCTAAATATACACCAAATAGAAAAATCCAACCACCAACAATCAAACTCAAGCTTCCAATATTCACTCCCAAACCTCCAATTCCATCAATTTGCCTCCACAACACATAATTCAATCTAATACCATATAAATATCACTAAATCAGCATAGAGTTTACTATATCAATAATTTCACAAGGTTTAGAGGATCCTCACCTTACCAACAGAAGTTTGGGACAAGACCTAGCAAGTTCACAAAGCTAATTTGATCTTAAacacaaaaaattaacaaaatctcaAAACACTAtgctcaaaatttcgaaattaaggGAGTGAGCATTTGGGTGAGAAATCGAGACTTACCTACCGAATTGTtcggtgggttttgtagagcttgaCATGGTaatcgcgtggccgcaaacggtgcagcgatcaaAGATCCGGATTGAGAGATAAGTGAGATTGAAATTGAAACAAGGGTTTGGAGCTTTCTTCTTCTCCCCCTTTTGATTTTCAGCGTGGAATGAAATGTTCTAAGGGAGAGAGAGCTGAGTTGGTGTTatatgggttgggccttgggcctaaTACATGCTCAGTCCAACCAGTTCGGTCCGTTGGCCCGATTTTGGGCCAAAATATTTAAAAGTAGTGCCGAAATtcgtatttttattatttctatctCTTTGGATTAATAACATTTAATTTTCTAACttttttgattaataattaatttattaactaattattcataAATTACGCGGGATTTACAGTCACCACGCACCTTATCGCCATCGTCACCGTTTGAAGAGGCAACGCGCTACACTGCCGATGCACCTTCTTCTTCCATGTGTCGTGCCGCCCTTGTGTTCCCTGCAACTGATGCCACCGCTGCATTTTCTTTTTCCCGGCGTCGCGCCCTGTGCTCTTGACGCCGccactgcaccttcttcttccaTACGTCACGCCGCGACTGTGCTCCTCACAAACAACACCACCATTCGTCCTCTTGTCTCCTGCGTTGCGCCGAGCATTCCGAACGAAGAAGTTGGTCCTCTTCCTGCGTTCGGTCGCACTCTCTGGAAGCAACGCCACTGATCGTTCTGAACCCTTCCCTGTGTGGCGTTATTTGAGGAATCAACACAGCCGCTCGTCTGCCCCGTGGTGATAATGGATgtttcttttcatatttttggatgtTTCTTTAATGATAGAttgaatgtttcttttattttaggtgggtgtttattttttttaaatagatgtATCTTTGATTTGATGTGGATAAATTTTTTAGATGGATATTTCTTTCAGGAGGGCGACGCGAGGACGGGGGGCGCGGTGCAATTGAGGACAACGATGCGAGGGAGGAAGAGACACTACTACATACTtgactttttttaaaatttaaaaattgttacCAAATCATTTTAAAATGTTACCTATATATATTAGTAACATTTTAGCAAATGTTAAGTATACTCTATGTTACTAAAaatttttactaacatttttcaaatatttaataacatttagtaaaaatattaaaatagatCTTCTATAGTAATACTATGAGAAACGTTACAATAGATCTTTCATGGTAACACTTAAAGAAATGTTACAATAGTTATTTTTCATAACATTTAGAAAAATATTGcaatagatattttttataacacttaaaaaaatgttataatagatattttttgtaacacttaaaaaaatgttacaaaagatgTTTGTTAacaataagaaaaatattataatagatctttagtaatattttttgtaatattttattttatattatacacaatataaatatactaaaattaattactacatgatgaaatatttcattaaatttaCAAATTCATAAAATGAAATTTTATAGCCTCTTTCATTAATCAATAATTATTGTACAAGTTTGCTTCGTGATGCAAAtaaaatgagaaaagaaaaaaaaatacttatagcACTTAAACTCTATGAACATTCCatacaaaaaagaaaacaaaaagtgataCACAGTACATAAAAATTTTGGTCTTTACACTAATCCTTGAAAAATATGTTTATCAACATGTCTTAGTTCACTCTTCATTCAATATCAAcatacaaatcacaaaataaaacaatgaaaaaaattaatgaaaacttgaaaacaaaaacTACGTGCCTACAGCAACTGCATATGCAAGCATCCTTACATTTGGGACAAATCCATTATTCTTGCTGCATCACTTCTTTTGCCTTCTCTCTAGTTTCCATATCTAATATAACACAACCAAAAATAGTTGTTACTCTATCTTTTTACTTTATACACTTTTAACTAATTATAAATGGAAtaattttttcatattaaaactAACTTATTTAAGAGACACTTGTGGCAAAATTTGATGACACAAGACTTTTCATTTTTCACATTCTTGCATATAGTAGCAAAGTATCTCATCTTTTGCCAACACTATCAAGATTGCAAAATAGTAATTAGTAAGACTTCTTGATCTGCGATGGTGTGGCATCTGGAAGCTATTAAGAAAGAACCAACCAAGCATTAGACACAATATATATCTCAATCATGCTTAATAAAAGATAGAAAGATAAAAAGGCACACATACACAAATAAGAAGTATTTTTGATAAATTTGAGTTTGAAGCTCGACAAGAACAGAACTTG includes:
- the LOC107607632 gene encoding uncharacterized protein LOC107607632, whose product is MGTLQRAGDTRWSSHFHSVCSLIRMFATTHTVLNNIIDDGTTSAKKGEAYGVNKVLSSFEFVFSLHLRKKIMGITNILYQALQQKSQDILNAMHVVFTSKLLLQKLRDNGWCNLLEIVKKFCEKHEIDIPDMSTQYTVGRGRSRQPKITIEHHY
- the LOC107607634 gene encoding zinc finger MYM-type protein 1-like; protein product: MEVCHLVRDPGIRPMIWKFHPSKRDEIRRAYLKAGPNQPIFDKYPFSSDTSHPRRFQASWFELYPSWLEYSIEDDAVYCLPCYIFAMKSSINTGSNAFIENGFRNWKKATKSCDDLMKQLQHVDTLMKQQTLEEIENNWRRLGASIDCIRWLTFQGCALEAMMKARVQIIEKEILHVLATMVRNSIRKDIGDAKFCIIIDEARDESKKEQMAIVLRFVDVDGFVRERFFDLVHVSDTNALILKKELVSLLSIYNLQIENIRGQGYDGASNMRGEWNGLQALFLNDCRQAYYVHYFAHRLQLALVAASRKVLQIHEFFTQLTAIVNIVSASYKRHDQLQEAQEIENAKLIANDELETGQGAN